The Maniola hyperantus chromosome 19, iAphHyp1.2, whole genome shotgun sequence genome has a window encoding:
- the LOC117991410 gene encoding nucleolar MIF4G domain-containing protein 1 homolog isoform X2, with product MKKVKAANRPKFPNIRKAIRKEKRKQKKINRQDHYLRKKTESVQPKYIAGKFVKRPADSPVSNDEPISKKRKAEVETSQDIILRQLNKEKKDANELKSQMNEQRKKMMLQANEDEEKMIKKLEKQLGLNKAKNKTKTFAEDGLDYLLEICDRTTSEQIVAAEKHLADVEHDSDFEEDLAVVTGKEISKKSKKEKRKKGKEESEDQIESDADEMDSDDDDDDDQPVSGESEISDDNYESDKSELDDYEESVKKSSKKSLSNDNNSSTEKHISNDDNVSESVLSDNSDHDSEESESDEEPVKKSTKISSNKQLSKEEKSKTESKLKKERIISEEDLNKVFSDDEVSELSGDGDFSGDVKNTSAKEIAEKPDVWEDIYGRKRDKEGNIIKEEKGVYIPPHLRNKDSVSDKELAQLKRQIKSAHFLEELSRKFDAMMETPQPVQDKTLDNLVGCLALLYSFKIYHASLLYDILTRLVDELSEKSIDCVLTALRNVGGVLRKEEPAALKTFIHDTQTKVTKLNQSADTGTRIKFLLEVLLAVKNNNLNKIPNYDPTYVEHLKKMCRGIVRKGNYVTTLNIRLEDLLKAHERGKWWVVGSAWEGSRVQEDKQTVNLPASGDQRLLELARKQRMNTDVRRSIFCVIMAAELSIQYSVWDKIKELDSLSKQGMTNLAQFLIHIVMEKGLPLSVLKIIQFSDLNKTTVRFMRQILLAIIMNEDLQSSLEVFHRISKPPKLHMFRESLRLFIQHFLIKNAGKKTTVLSDEEMATLKERAVEVDRILTLYENKLRL from the exons ATGAAGAAAGTCAAAGCAGCCAATAGGCCAAAATTTCCAAACATACGCAAAGCTATACGTAAGGAAAAAAGGAAACAAAAGAAGATTAATCGGCAAGACCATTATTTGAGAAAAAAAACCGAGTCGGTTCAGCCTAAGTATATAGCAGGAAAGTTTGTCAAACGACCAGCTGATAGCCCAGTCTCCAACGATGAACCAATT AGTAAAAAACGGAAAGCCGAAGTTGAAACATCGCAAGACATCATATTAAGGCAGCTAAATAAGGAGAAGAAAGACGCTAACGAGCTCAAATCGCAGATGAATGAACAGAGAAAGAAGATGATGCTCCAAGCCAATGAGGATGAAGAGAAGATGATCAAGAAGCTGGAGAAGCAACTGGGGCTGAACAAGGCCAAGAATAAGACTAAGACTTTTGCTGAGGATGGTCTTGATT ATCTACTAGAAATCTGTGATAGAACAACATCAGAACAGATTGTAGCTGCAGAAAAACATTTGGCTGATGTAGAACATGATTCAGACTTTGAGGAAGATCTAGCTGTGGTCACTGGtaaagaaatatctaaaaagagtaaaaaagaaaaacggaaaaaAGGAAAAGAGGAATCTGAAGATCAAATAGAATCTGATGCTGATGAAATGGattctgatgatgatgatgatgatgatcagccAGTTAGTGGTGAAAGTGAAATAAGTGACGATAATTATGAAAGTGATAAGAGTGAATTAGATGACTATGAAGAATCAGTTAAGAAATCAAGTAAAAAATCTTTATCTAATGATAATAATTCTAGTACAGAAAAACATATTTCTAATGATGATAATGTAAGCGAAAGTGTATTAAGTGATAATAGCGATCATGACAGTGAAGAAAGTGAATCAGATGAAGAACCAGTGAAGAAATCTACAAAAATATCAAGTAATAAACAATTaagtaaagaagaaaaaagtaAAACCGAATCGAAATTGAAAAAGGAAAGAATTATTTCAGAAGAAGACCTTAATAAAGTGTTTAGTGATGATGAAGTGTCAGAGCTTTCCGGTGATGGAGATTTTTCCGGTGATGTCAAAAATACAAGTGCTAAAGAAATAGCTGAAAAACCTGATGTTTGGGAGGATATCTATGGAAGAAAAAGGGACAAAGAAGGAAATATTATTAAG gAAGAAAAAGGAGTATACATTCCACCACATTTACGGAACAAGGATTCAGTTTCAGATAAGGAATTGGCTCAACTGAAACGTCaaattaaaa GTGCCCATTTCTTAGAAGAACTATCGAGGAAGTTTGACGCCATGATGGAAACCCCACAACCAGTACAAGATAAGACGTTGGACAATCTTGTAGGATGTCTCGCTCTTTTGTACAGCTTTAAG atcTACCACGCATCTTTACTCTATGACATCTTAACACGTCTAGTAGACGAGTTAAGTGAAAAAAGCATTGATTGTGTGCTCACAGCCTTACGCAACGTAGGGGGAGTGCTGAGGAAGGAGGAACCGGCTGCACTAAAGACTTTCATACACGACACGCAAACTAAGGTCACCAAGCTGAACCAGAGTGCAGACACTGG GACCCGTATAAAATTCCTCTTGGAAGTATTGCTGGCAGTGAAGAACAACAACTTGAATAAAATCCCCAACTACGACCCCACATATGTAGAGCATTTGAAGAAAATGTGTCGTGGCATTGTTAGGAAAGGCAACTATGTCACCACGCTCAATATTAGACTGGAAGACTTATTAAAAG CTCATGAAAGAGGCAAGTGGTGGGTGGTAGGGTCGGCTTGGGAGGGGAGCCGCGTACAAgaagacaaacaaacagttaATTTACCAGCGTCTGGTGATCAGAGACTGCTGGAGTTAGCACGCAAACAACGCATGAATACTGACGTGAGAAGAAGCATATTCTGTGTGATCATGGCTGCTGAG CTCTCAATACAATACTCGGTGTGGGACAAGATCAAGGAGCTAGATTCTCTCTCCAAGCAAGGCATGACGAATTTGGCACAGTTCCTGATACATATCGTCATGGAGAAAGGACTGCCGCTTTCCGTTTTAAAG ATAATCCAATTCTCCGACCTGAACAAAACGACAGTTCGCTTCATGCGTCAAATCCTTCTCGCAATAATCATGAACGAAGACCTCCAATCATCACTAGAAGTGTTCCACAGGATATCCAAACCGCCAAAACTGCACATGTTCAGAGAAAGCCTACGACTGTTCATACAACACTTCCTTATCAAAAACGCTGGAAAAAAGACTACTGTTCTATCTGACGAAGAGATGGCAACACTGAAAGAAAGAGCGGTGGAAGTTGATAGGATATTGACTTTGTACGAAAATAAATTACGACtatga
- the LOC117991410 gene encoding nucleolar MIF4G domain-containing protein 1 homolog isoform X1 → MKKVKAANRPKFPNIRKAIRKEKRKQKKINRQDHYLRKKTESVQPKYIAGKFVKRPADSPVSNDEPISKKRKAEVETSQDIILRQLNKEKKDANELKSQMNEQRKKMMLQANEDEEKMIKKLEKQLGLNKAKNKTKTFAEDGLDYLLEICDRTTSEQIVAAEKHLADVEHDSDFEEDLAVVTGKEISKKSKKEKRKKGKEESEDQIESDADEMDSDDDDDDDQPVSGESEISDDNYESDKSELDDYEESVKKSSKKSLSNDNNSSTEKHISNDDNVSESVLSDNSDHDSEESESDEEPVKKSTKISSNKQLSKEEKSKTESKLKKERIISEEDLNKVFSDDEVSELSGDGDFSGDVKNTSAKEIAEKPDVWEDIYGRKRDKEGNIIKEEKGVYIPPHLRNKDSVSDKELAQLKRQIKSAHFLEELSRKFDAMMETPQPVQDKTLDNLVGCLALLYSFKIYHASLLYDILTRLVDELSEKSIDCVLTALRNVGGVLRKEEPAALKTFIHDTQTKVTKLNQSADTGTRIKFLLEVLLAVKNNNLNKIPNYDPTYVEHLKKMCRGIVRKGNYVTTLNIRLEDLLKAHERGKWWVVGSAWEGSRVQEDKQTVNLPASGDQRLLELARKQRMNTDVRRSIFCVIMAAEDYMDAFEKLQHLGLKGQQEREVIHVLLACCLQEKSYNPYYGVLGQKLCDYDRKYQLSIQYSVWDKIKELDSLSKQGMTNLAQFLIHIVMEKGLPLSVLKIIQFSDLNKTTVRFMRQILLAIIMNEDLQSSLEVFHRISKPPKLHMFRESLRLFIQHFLIKNAGKKTTVLSDEEMATLKERAVEVDRILTLYENKLRL, encoded by the exons ATGAAGAAAGTCAAAGCAGCCAATAGGCCAAAATTTCCAAACATACGCAAAGCTATACGTAAGGAAAAAAGGAAACAAAAGAAGATTAATCGGCAAGACCATTATTTGAGAAAAAAAACCGAGTCGGTTCAGCCTAAGTATATAGCAGGAAAGTTTGTCAAACGACCAGCTGATAGCCCAGTCTCCAACGATGAACCAATT AGTAAAAAACGGAAAGCCGAAGTTGAAACATCGCAAGACATCATATTAAGGCAGCTAAATAAGGAGAAGAAAGACGCTAACGAGCTCAAATCGCAGATGAATGAACAGAGAAAGAAGATGATGCTCCAAGCCAATGAGGATGAAGAGAAGATGATCAAGAAGCTGGAGAAGCAACTGGGGCTGAACAAGGCCAAGAATAAGACTAAGACTTTTGCTGAGGATGGTCTTGATT ATCTACTAGAAATCTGTGATAGAACAACATCAGAACAGATTGTAGCTGCAGAAAAACATTTGGCTGATGTAGAACATGATTCAGACTTTGAGGAAGATCTAGCTGTGGTCACTGGtaaagaaatatctaaaaagagtaaaaaagaaaaacggaaaaaAGGAAAAGAGGAATCTGAAGATCAAATAGAATCTGATGCTGATGAAATGGattctgatgatgatgatgatgatgatcagccAGTTAGTGGTGAAAGTGAAATAAGTGACGATAATTATGAAAGTGATAAGAGTGAATTAGATGACTATGAAGAATCAGTTAAGAAATCAAGTAAAAAATCTTTATCTAATGATAATAATTCTAGTACAGAAAAACATATTTCTAATGATGATAATGTAAGCGAAAGTGTATTAAGTGATAATAGCGATCATGACAGTGAAGAAAGTGAATCAGATGAAGAACCAGTGAAGAAATCTACAAAAATATCAAGTAATAAACAATTaagtaaagaagaaaaaagtaAAACCGAATCGAAATTGAAAAAGGAAAGAATTATTTCAGAAGAAGACCTTAATAAAGTGTTTAGTGATGATGAAGTGTCAGAGCTTTCCGGTGATGGAGATTTTTCCGGTGATGTCAAAAATACAAGTGCTAAAGAAATAGCTGAAAAACCTGATGTTTGGGAGGATATCTATGGAAGAAAAAGGGACAAAGAAGGAAATATTATTAAG gAAGAAAAAGGAGTATACATTCCACCACATTTACGGAACAAGGATTCAGTTTCAGATAAGGAATTGGCTCAACTGAAACGTCaaattaaaa GTGCCCATTTCTTAGAAGAACTATCGAGGAAGTTTGACGCCATGATGGAAACCCCACAACCAGTACAAGATAAGACGTTGGACAATCTTGTAGGATGTCTCGCTCTTTTGTACAGCTTTAAG atcTACCACGCATCTTTACTCTATGACATCTTAACACGTCTAGTAGACGAGTTAAGTGAAAAAAGCATTGATTGTGTGCTCACAGCCTTACGCAACGTAGGGGGAGTGCTGAGGAAGGAGGAACCGGCTGCACTAAAGACTTTCATACACGACACGCAAACTAAGGTCACCAAGCTGAACCAGAGTGCAGACACTGG GACCCGTATAAAATTCCTCTTGGAAGTATTGCTGGCAGTGAAGAACAACAACTTGAATAAAATCCCCAACTACGACCCCACATATGTAGAGCATTTGAAGAAAATGTGTCGTGGCATTGTTAGGAAAGGCAACTATGTCACCACGCTCAATATTAGACTGGAAGACTTATTAAAAG CTCATGAAAGAGGCAAGTGGTGGGTGGTAGGGTCGGCTTGGGAGGGGAGCCGCGTACAAgaagacaaacaaacagttaATTTACCAGCGTCTGGTGATCAGAGACTGCTGGAGTTAGCACGCAAACAACGCATGAATACTGACGTGAGAAGAAGCATATTCTGTGTGATCATGGCTGCTGAG GACTACATGGACGCGTTCGAAAAGCTGCAACACCTGGGATTAAAAGGTCAACAAGAAAGGGAAGTGATCCATGTATTGTTAGCGTGCTGTCTGCAGGAGAAATCATACAACCCCTACTACGGGGTGCTAGGGCAGAAGCTGTGCGACTACGATAGGAAATACCAG CTCTCAATACAATACTCGGTGTGGGACAAGATCAAGGAGCTAGATTCTCTCTCCAAGCAAGGCATGACGAATTTGGCACAGTTCCTGATACATATCGTCATGGAGAAAGGACTGCCGCTTTCCGTTTTAAAG ATAATCCAATTCTCCGACCTGAACAAAACGACAGTTCGCTTCATGCGTCAAATCCTTCTCGCAATAATCATGAACGAAGACCTCCAATCATCACTAGAAGTGTTCCACAGGATATCCAAACCGCCAAAACTGCACATGTTCAGAGAAAGCCTACGACTGTTCATACAACACTTCCTTATCAAAAACGCTGGAAAAAAGACTACTGTTCTATCTGACGAAGAGATGGCAACACTGAAAGAAAGAGCGGTGGAAGTTGATAGGATATTGACTTTGTACGAAAATAAATTACGACtatga